One segment of Ahaetulla prasina isolate Xishuangbanna chromosome 9, ASM2864084v1, whole genome shotgun sequence DNA contains the following:
- the POU2AF1 gene encoding POU domain class 2-associating factor 1, whose translation MHWQKSSAAEQPLPSRPYQGVRVKEPVKELLKRKRGSTQNAKVAPESMAVFFPHQSLPSYSPTAQVYSETDLVTSSLPLMEEGALYSGWLTQPPPATLQPLTQWTTSPDYVSHEAVSCPYTADMFVQPVCPSYTLVGTSSVLTYTSQPLITNFAARSATSPAVVPHLDAMEQQAPLSYFPWTQPIPTLPATSLQYQPASMALSAPQFVPLPISGADPLPQVLEDTRKEMGPLTLEKLLQDDTSDTYDLNNSLPVEGL comes from the exons ATGCATTGGCAAAAAT CTtctgcagctgagcagcccctgcCGTCCCGCCCCTACCAAGGGGTCAGGGTTAAAGAGCCGGTGAAAGAGTTACTGAAGAGGAAACGGGGCAGCACTCAAAATGCCAAAGTTGCTCCTGAAAGCATGGCG GTGTTTTTCCCCCACCAGTCGCTTCCATCCTACTCGCCCACTG CTCAAGTTTACTCCGAGACGGATTTGGTCACCTCTTCGCTGCCCCTGATGGAGGAAGGAGCCCTGTATTCGGGGTGGTTGACTCAGCCACCTCCGGCCACATTGCAGCCGCTGACCCAGTGGACCACGTCCCCGGATTACGTGTCTCACGAAGCCGTCAGCTGCCCTTACACGGCTGACATGTTTGTTCAGCCGGTCTGCCCCAGTTACACACTCGTGGGGACGTCCTCGGTGCTGACCTACACTTCCCAGCCACTGATCACAAACTTTGCG GCTCGATCGGCCACAAGCCCAGCTGTGGTGCCTCATCTGGATGCGATGGAGCAGCAAGCTCCCTTGAGTTACTTCCCCTGGACTCAACCCATCCCAACTTTACCGGCAACTTCCTTGCAATACCAGCCGGCTTCGATGGCTCTCTCTGCTCCCCAGTttgtccccctccccatttcgGGAGCTGACCCACTCCCCCAAGTATTAGAAGACACCAGGAAGGAGATGGGCCCTCTGACACTCGAGAAACTTCTGCAGGACGACACAAGTGACACGTACGATTTAAACAACAGCCTCCCCGTTGAAGGACTCTGA